A window of Nonomuraea angiospora genomic DNA:
ACGCTCTCGGCGTGCTTGGGCTCCACGCCGATGTTCGGCATCCGGCAGATGTCCTTGACCTTCAGCCCATCCGGAGTTTCCCGAAATGGCACGCTCAATGGTTCCCCTCACCCCATCCGACCCGCGGCGTTTGGGTCGTTACTGGCTGGCCGGCCGGCTGGGCGCGGGTGGCCAGGGCGTCGTCTACGAGGGCTACGGGGAGGTGGGAGAGCGGGTCGCGATCAAGGTCCCCAGGTACGACAGCGCCGAATCACGCGCCAGACTCGCGAAGGAGGCGGCGGCGGCCCAGCGGGTGGCCTCGTTCTGCACCGCCAAGGTGATCGAGGCACAGGTCGATTCGGCGCCGCTGTACATCGTCAGCGAGTTCGTGCCAGGGCCGAGCCTGAGGCGGGTGGTGGCGGAGTCGGGGTCATACGAGAAGGACGCGCTGCGCCGGCTGGCGATCGGGGTGGCGACCGCGCTGACAGCCATCCACCAGGGCGGGATCGTGCATCGCGATCTCAAGCCGGACAACATCATCATGGGGCCGGACGGACCGCGCCTGATCGATTTCGGTGTGGCCCGTGAGGTGGGGCCGACGACGAGCGGGCCGATCATGGGCACGCCCGGATACATGCCGCCGGAGGCGTTCTCGGGGCGGGGCGCGAGCGAGGCGGCCGACCTGTGGGCATGGGCCATGGTGGTGCTGTTCGCAGCCCGGGGCAAGGACGTGATCGAGGCGCGGGATCCGGCCACCGTCATTGGGCGGGTGATGGAGTTGGAGCCGGACGTGTGCGGCCTGCCTGAACCCCTGGATGTGTTGGTGGCCGCAGCGCTTGCCCGGGATCCCACAAAGCGGCCGGCCGCCGGGGAGGTACTGCTGCGGCTGCTGGGCCATGGCGGTGAGGCGCTGCTCCGCCGCGGCGATGACCTGCTCGAACGCGGCCTTACGCAGGCGGGTGCCCTGACCGGACGGCCTGAGCCCGATCTCGGCGCGATCGCGGAGGAGCTCTACGGCGAGCTGACCGAGGCCGAGCGTGCGACCGCGCCCGAGGTGTTCCTGCGGATGATCGACGGCGACGAACTCCGGCCCGTAGGCAGGGACGAGCTGCCGGAATCCCAGGCCGTGGACGCGATGCTCACCGTGTTCGGCGCCGCGGGCCTGGTCACGCGGTCCGGTGCCACGTACGAACTGGCCACGCCCGGCCTCCTGCACGCCTGGCCCCGGCTGCGCGACTGGGTGGCGGGCAACCGCGAAGGGCTGCCCGTCCACCGGCGGCTCGCCGAGGCGGCCGCGCTGTGGAATGAGCACGGCAGAAGACCGGCCGACCTGCTGCACGGCTCGGCACTCGACCGGACGCTGCAGTGGGCCGCCACCGCGCACAAGGACCTCACGCTGGGACGGCGCGAACGCGAGTTCCTCGACGAGGCGGTGAGCCTGGCCCGTAAGAGGGCGAGGAGACGCCGTCTGGTCGCGGCGGCCCTGGCCGTACTGCTCGTGGTCGCGCTCGGCGGGCTCGGCACCGCTGAGTACCTGCGCAGGGAATCGAGCCGCCAGCGCGAGGACGCGCTGGCGCGGGAGCTCGCGCTGCGAGCCGCCGACCTGCGGCAGAGCGATCCTCAGGTCGCGAAGCTGCTGAGCGTGGCCGGCTGGCGGCTGCGCCCGGAGCTGCCCGAGACCCGCGGCGCGCTCTACGACTCGCTCTCTCAGACCGCGACCTCCGTCTTCCTCGACCCTGACTACACGGCCGCGACCGTGCAGAACCTCAGCCAGGACGGCCGCGTGCTCGTGTCCGTGGACGGCGGGACAGCCAGGATCTGGGACGTCGCCGGCCAACGGCGGATCGGCGTGCTGTCCGGGGTGAGCGCGGAGGTGTCCCAAGCCGCGCTCGCCCCCGACGGGCACACCCTGGCCCTCCTCGACCACGAGGGGGTACGGCTGTGGGACACGCGCACCGGAAGATCGCTCGGCGCCCCCATCGCCCGTCAAGGCAGGCGATCGGGCGGCGGCACGCTGAACTTCGACAGCTCGGGGCGCTACCTCGCCATCCCCTGGGGAGCGAAAGCCCTGCCCGAATGGTGGGACGTCGCCAAGCGTAAGCAGCTCACCGCTCCCTCGGGAGCCGCGCTCAACGCGATCAGCCGGGACGGCCGCTTCGGCTACGTGGTGAAGGGCCATGACGCGGAGTTGTGGGACCTGCGCCGGGGCAAGAGGACGCCGATCCCGCCTGAGCGGGACAAGGGCGTCATCAACCAGACCACCTTCAGCGACGACGGCAAGCTGATGATGACCACGGAGCTGGTGAATTCGAGAGAGACGAGCAGGATCCGTATGTTCGAGCTGCCGTCCGGTGAGGGGGTGATGGGCCAGGAGGGCGGGGCGGGCCCGGGGGGCGGGGTGGGCCCGGAGGCCGGTTTCGTCTTCGGCGACGCTTTCATCGCCAACTGGGGCGGCCGGGAGCGACTGACCTTGCAGCGGCGCTCCACCCCTGACACGGTGTTCAGCGAGGCCATGCCCGCCTTCTATGTCACGGTGTACAGCCAGGCCATGCCCGCCTTCGTCGGCGGGCTCCGCTTCGACCTCGCCGGCCGGGCCGTCCGCTATCTGGATGAACACGGCGCCGTCCATACCGAGGACGTCTCGATGGTGTTCGACCCGCCGATCAGCGGCGGCAGCGAGAGCGGGAACGTACGGCTGGCTCCCTCCACGCGCGTGCTGGCCGC
This region includes:
- a CDS encoding WD40 repeat domain-containing serine/threonine-protein kinase, coding for MGRYWLAGRLGAGGQGVVYEGYGEVGERVAIKVPRYDSAESRARLAKEAAAAQRVASFCTAKVIEAQVDSAPLYIVSEFVPGPSLRRVVAESGSYEKDALRRLAIGVATALTAIHQGGIVHRDLKPDNIIMGPDGPRLIDFGVAREVGPTTSGPIMGTPGYMPPEAFSGRGASEAADLWAWAMVVLFAARGKDVIEARDPATVIGRVMELEPDVCGLPEPLDVLVAAALARDPTKRPAAGEVLLRLLGHGGEALLRRGDDLLERGLTQAGALTGRPEPDLGAIAEELYGELTEAERATAPEVFLRMIDGDELRPVGRDELPESQAVDAMLTVFGAAGLVTRSGATYELATPGLLHAWPRLRDWVAGNREGLPVHRRLAEAAALWNEHGRRPADLLHGSALDRTLQWAATAHKDLTLGRREREFLDEAVSLARKRARRRRLVAAALAVLLVVALGGLGTAEYLRRESSRQREDALARELALRAADLRQSDPQVAKLLSVAGWRLRPELPETRGALYDSLSQTATSVFLDPDYTAATVQNLSQDGRVLVSVDGGTARIWDVAGQRRIGVLSGVSAEVSQAALAPDGHTLALLDHEGVRLWDTRTGRSLGAPIARQGRRSGGGTLNFDSSGRYLAIPWGAKALPEWWDVAKRKQLTAPSGAALNAISRDGRFGYVVKGHDAELWDLRRGKRTPIPPERDKGVINQTTFSDDGKLMMTTELVNSRETSRIRMFELPSGEGVMGQEGGAGPGGGVGPEAGFVFGDAFIANWGGRERLTLQRRSTPDTVFSEAMPAFYVTVYSQAMPAFVGGLRFDLAGRAVRYLDEHGAVHTEDVSMVFDPPISGGSESGNVRLAPSTRVLAAIWEDRVEARDVATGRVLMKLISRSGGGGATAFSPDGRRLALAADNTVHIVDLTGSKAPARLKLEGDREQGTQALAFSPDGRTLAVSRYGEHGRVELWDLEHGSRRAETGTGANNLAFRPDGRLLVTGNPLQLIDPEKGATRPPEQGTGQLAGAFAFSPDGRQVAFSGPGRLTLWDGDVRTRIAEFPAVPGSEVTMLAWSPDGRTIATYEKGLRVRLWDVPSRRPLGVVFDGKQAADGADGGWVAFSADGTKLHTAAPDGTIRVFDVDERHVAATLCVRAGRTLTAGEWSRHLPGIEPFTMCP